The Crocosphaera subtropica ATCC 51142 genome includes a window with the following:
- the grxD gene encoding Grx4 family monothiol glutaredoxin produces MTPETKEKIDQLVKNNKILVFMKGAKLMPQCGFSNNVVQIFNTLGVPFETIDVLADPEIRQGIKEYSNWPTIPQVYINGEFVGGSDIMIEMYQNGELQQMVEVALAS; encoded by the coding sequence ATGACACCAGAAACCAAAGAAAAAATCGACCAACTCGTTAAAAATAACAAAATATTGGTCTTTATGAAAGGTGCTAAGTTAATGCCTCAATGTGGCTTTTCTAACAATGTGGTACAAATTTTTAATACCCTTGGCGTTCCTTTTGAAACCATTGACGTTTTAGCCGATCCTGAAATCCGTCAAGGCATTAAAGAATATTCTAACTGGCCTACCATTCCCCAAGTCTATATCAATGGGGAATTTGTTGGTGGCTCCGATATTATGATTGAAATGTACCAAAATGGAGAGCTACAACAAATGGTAGAAGTGGCTCTGGCTTCGTAA
- a CDS encoding PAP/fibrillin family protein — translation MDDRTKLKEELLTQIEQLKTPTDIKLGSPITDIQLEDKICQDIDGLTQKLEAKNPHLFPLCYAIHLLDGVWHLQYSTSREIRSLTKLKYGLKVGAVYQVIDLKTQSFFNQAFVKHRLGLISGYVLVTATFEVAKDNYAPLPDKRLNIDFKKRYLAIETIGGLSTPQLNPFKIVPARNPRGRVPIFDITYLDETLRIGRGGDGGLYILSKSETPFYPLPVKTITY, via the coding sequence TTGGACGACAGAACGAAATTAAAAGAAGAACTGCTGACCCAAATTGAGCAGCTTAAAACCCCTACGGATATTAAGCTGGGGTCGCCGATTACTGATATTCAATTAGAAGATAAAATCTGTCAAGACATTGATGGATTAACCCAAAAACTAGAAGCTAAAAATCCCCATTTGTTTCCCCTATGTTATGCTATTCATCTTCTAGATGGTGTTTGGCATTTACAATATTCAACCTCTAGGGAAATTCGCTCATTAACAAAGTTAAAGTATGGGTTAAAAGTAGGAGCAGTTTATCAAGTTATTGATCTCAAAACTCAATCTTTCTTTAATCAAGCCTTTGTGAAACATCGTTTGGGATTAATCTCAGGATACGTTTTAGTGACGGCGACTTTTGAAGTTGCTAAAGATAATTACGCCCCACTTCCTGACAAACGATTGAATATCGACTTTAAAAAGCGTTATTTAGCCATTGAAACAATTGGCGGATTAAGCACCCCTCAGTTAAATCCTTTCAAAATTGTGCCAGCCCGTAATCCTAGGGGAAGAGTTCCAATTTTTGATATTACTTATTTAGATGAAACGTTACGAATTGGTCGGGGAGGAGATGGCGGACTATATATCCTCTCTAAGTCAGAAACCCCATTCTACCCTTTACCGGTCAAGACGATAACTTATTAA
- a CDS encoding BolA family protein — translation MVALAQVEDMIKAQLPDAQVVVRDLTGGGDHLEAIVVSAAFEGKTMIKQHQIVYGALQDAMASEAIHALALKTYTPQGWEAAQK, via the coding sequence ATGGTTGCACTTGCACAAGTTGAAGATATGATTAAAGCCCAACTCCCCGATGCTCAAGTGGTGGTTAGGGATCTGACCGGTGGTGGGGATCATCTTGAAGCGATCGTTGTCTCTGCTGCGTTTGAAGGCAAAACCATGATTAAACAACACCAAATCGTATATGGCGCACTTCAAGATGCCATGGCATCTGAGGCTATTCATGCCCTGGCCTTGAAAACTTACACCCCCCAAGGTTGGGAAGCAGCCCAAAAATAA
- a CDS encoding Crp/Fnr family transcriptional regulator, whose product MLLAYNPTQPLSLEDTEGGRLHFYERGENIPLVTEGVWQVYRGVAQLSQLSPQGEEILLGWAQPGTFFGSWLTCVDSYQVKGLSDLYLKWYPIADLSNSPELSQMAFTQLARRMRQTEALLAISGLKRVEDRLQQLLCLLKQELGETTDEGIRIRVRLTHQNLAGAIGTTRVTVTRLIGEFQRQGWLSFDGDRHMILDPL is encoded by the coding sequence ATGCTGTTAGCTTATAACCCAACACAACCGCTATCCCTAGAAGACACAGAGGGAGGACGACTACACTTTTATGAGCGAGGGGAAAATATTCCTTTAGTCACCGAAGGGGTGTGGCAAGTTTATCGTGGTGTTGCTCAATTGAGTCAACTATCTCCCCAAGGAGAGGAAATTTTGTTAGGGTGGGCGCAACCTGGTACTTTTTTTGGTTCCTGGTTAACCTGTGTAGATTCTTATCAAGTCAAAGGATTATCGGATCTTTATTTAAAGTGGTATCCCATTGCAGACTTGAGCAACTCTCCTGAGTTGAGTCAAATGGCCTTTACCCAATTAGCCCGCCGAATGCGTCAAACCGAAGCTTTGTTAGCGATTTCAGGATTGAAACGGGTTGAAGATCGTTTACAGCAATTACTTTGTTTACTCAAACAAGAATTGGGAGAAACCACAGACGAAGGAATCCGTATTCGAGTGCGTTTAACGCATCAAAATTTAGCCGGAGCGATTGGAACTACTAGGGTAACAGTGACTCGTTTAATAGGAGAATTTCAACGGCAAGGATGGCTGAGTTTCGATGGCGATCGCCATATGATACTAGATCCGCTTTAG
- a CDS encoding DUF6761 family protein, translating into MLQHPLAIRYYQNLTDGMVELWNRGRRFDEIQCYMDGYLACLRQVNVLEPYLIHRLEEDAWRFFRDPSNFEFTALEPETDYYR; encoded by the coding sequence ATGCTGCAACATCCCTTGGCAATCCGTTATTACCAAAATCTTACAGACGGCATGGTGGAGCTATGGAACCGAGGCCGTCGCTTTGATGAAATTCAGTGTTATATGGATGGCTATCTTGCTTGTCTGCGACAGGTAAACGTTTTAGAACCCTATTTAATTCATCGTTTGGAAGAGGATGCTTGGCGTTTTTTCCGCGATCCATCTAACTTTGAGTTCACTGCTTTAGAACCTGAAACCGATTATTATCGATAA
- a CDS encoding polysaccharide biosynthesis/export family protein, with protein sequence MVRKLYQCRELFPAVVSLNWMVISFLWCFPGMGQPPALDPIPPLEPYPDQIYQDYPSSTETEYTLGAGDVIRVTVFPVEEFSGDYQILVDGTLSLPLLGTFPVQGLTLTQLTEFLTQQYSLYVKRPSVTVGLVSPRPLKLAIAGEINSPGSYLLPVEGGQKFPTVTQLIQQAGGVTTVADLENVKIQRQFKGENLVLILNLLDLVKQGQLKQDITLRDGDEVIIPTQETIDLAETRLLSDANFGIVANQEINVAIVGEVYRPGSYRVIPESTASTGSQGNIRRQPPRLTLAVQLAGGIKPLADVRQVEVRRYNRDGSQQVIEVDLWNLLQTGNIEEDVILQEGDTIIVPTAQDLPPNEAEPLAAASFSPGVIRVNIVGEVRSPGTVEVPPNTPLNQGILAAGGFDQRRSNTATVELVRLNPDGTVTKRDIDVNLAQGIAEGDNPILKNNDVVIVNRNLLTAASDTLTTIFSPIGALTGFINFFNLFDD encoded by the coding sequence ATGGTCAGAAAACTATATCAGTGTCGAGAACTATTTCCTGCTGTGGTGAGTTTGAACTGGATGGTAATCTCATTCCTATGGTGTTTTCCGGGAATGGGTCAACCCCCAGCTTTAGACCCCATACCTCCCCTAGAACCTTATCCAGATCAAATTTATCAAGACTACCCATCATCCACAGAAACAGAGTATACATTAGGTGCCGGGGATGTCATCCGAGTAACGGTGTTTCCCGTAGAAGAATTTAGTGGAGACTATCAAATCTTAGTCGATGGAACTCTTTCATTACCCCTGCTAGGAACATTTCCGGTTCAAGGACTGACCTTAACCCAATTAACAGAATTTTTGACTCAACAATACAGTTTATATGTAAAGCGTCCCTCCGTTACCGTTGGCTTAGTGTCTCCTCGTCCTTTAAAATTAGCGATCGCAGGAGAAATTAATAGTCCGGGTTCCTATCTTCTCCCTGTGGAAGGAGGGCAAAAATTTCCCACTGTCACCCAACTCATTCAACAAGCAGGGGGAGTGACCACAGTGGCGGATCTCGAAAACGTGAAAATTCAACGACAATTTAAGGGAGAAAACCTAGTTTTAATCCTCAATTTATTGGATTTAGTCAAACAAGGTCAACTCAAGCAAGATATTACCCTCAGAGATGGAGACGAAGTCATCATTCCCACCCAGGAAACCATCGATCTCGCCGAAACTAGACTCCTCTCCGACGCAAATTTTGGTATTGTCGCTAACCAAGAAATTAACGTTGCGATCGTTGGGGAAGTGTACCGTCCAGGGTCTTATCGTGTTATTCCAGAAAGTACGGCCTCTACTGGTTCACAAGGAAACATTCGCAGACAACCCCCTAGACTCACCCTTGCTGTTCAACTGGCCGGTGGGATTAAACCCTTAGCCGATGTGCGTCAAGTGGAAGTGCGTCGCTATAATCGAGATGGATCTCAACAAGTTATCGAGGTTGATCTTTGGAATTTACTACAAACAGGAAACATTGAAGAAGATGTTATCTTACAAGAAGGGGATACAATCATTGTCCCCACTGCCCAAGATTTACCCCCAAACGAAGCAGAACCCTTAGCGGCCGCTAGTTTTTCCCCTGGAGTCATTCGTGTCAATATTGTGGGAGAGGTGAGAAGTCCAGGAACCGTCGAAGTTCCTCCCAATACCCCCTTAAATCAAGGGATTTTAGCGGCCGGTGGCTTTGATCAACGACGATCCAATACTGCTACTGTTGAGTTAGTACGTTTAAACCCCGATGGAACTGTGACGAAACGGGATATTGATGTTAATCTTGCCCAAGGAATTGCTGAAGGGGATAATCCTATTCTCAAAAATAATGATGTTGTCATTGTCAATCGCAATTTGTTAACGGCTGCTTCTGATACTTTAACCACCATATTTAGTCCTATTGGGGCATTAACAGGCTTTATTAACTTTTTTAATCTATTCGATGATTAA
- the rimM gene encoding ribosome maturation factor RimM (Essential for efficient processing of 16S rRNA), with product MENNKNQWLEIGTIVSARGLKGELKVLSSTDFPERFEIPGKRWLQPPHDPYPQAIELISGKSVAGKNIYIVRLEGIENRNQAETLRGYKLLIMDQELPELEEEEYHVSQLINVQVYHHKTGELLGTVIDLFTTGHDLLEIQLINNSEREAKKTKERKVLIPFVYEIVPVVDLENNRIEINPPKGLLSLGDS from the coding sequence ATGGAAAACAATAAAAATCAATGGTTAGAAATTGGAACAATTGTTTCAGCAAGAGGATTAAAAGGAGAATTGAAAGTTTTATCAAGTACAGATTTTCCTGAAAGATTTGAAATCCCAGGAAAACGCTGGTTACAACCGCCTCATGATCCCTATCCTCAAGCCATTGAATTAATTAGTGGTAAATCAGTCGCTGGTAAAAATATTTATATTGTTCGCTTAGAAGGCATAGAAAATAGAAATCAAGCAGAAACATTGCGAGGTTATAAACTCTTAATTATGGATCAAGAACTCCCTGAACTAGAAGAAGAAGAATATCATGTTTCACAGTTAATTAATGTACAGGTTTATCATCATAAAACAGGAGAACTACTCGGTACAGTTATAGATTTATTTACAACAGGTCACGATTTATTAGAGATCCAATTAATTAATAATAGTGAACGAGAAGCTAAGAAAACAAAAGAAAGAAAAGTCTTAATTCCGTTTGTTTATGAAATTGTACCAGTGGTGGATTTAGAAAATAATAGAATCGAAATCAATCCCCC
- a CDS encoding alpha-amylase family glycosyl hydrolase, with amino-acid sequence MKEPSLETIKQDYPYQYFGAHPNETETTFRVYAPRATGVNLMREGTGWDCFAEPMTKNEDGVWEITIPENLTWSEYKYYIENSDDYLNQPYGMARIDPFSPQLAVTWGNDGTRNFNSIVCDRNYFQWTHKHIDLPHEPMSIYEMHLSTFHDGNYRDIAHKIVDHMSYMGFTHVQIMPPFQTPIHQSWGYLVGCPYAIYERHGTVDDFKYLVNHCHAHGIGVIVDVPLGFGVQDWDCGLANYDGTDLYHHSGSRGWNNQWNSRIYNVGDTYVKNYLIGLCTYLYHELGIDGARIDAVASQIFFDYDRGFWDWPRNDREQVELENWELFNNLGGDRYFEERGYWLSEAVDFAGLRFLRDLHARLQHTAPKFITIAEESRRVFPKLACPVDEGGLGFTYAQNMGEMHRIRSYLQIPIEHRLIEHIEILIHNNSAEKMVNAMNTHDECANGKVRLITELGNHIPLIGLAALCWFRPGAPMIFQGDEFGEEGYFDVFHGVDWSKTGPYAALHQQQISNNFHDLNQLLRHEPALARHGINSMIRNGSNNERKWFSFIRWGGDVGFESSDPKDHKDDIIFVRNETPYPVECHAEIYVPVAAEYRVIYNSIDQRYIGSQHYNQHDPYWTIHSAGQFLYFDLHPYQNIALKLKNHP; translated from the coding sequence GTGAAAGAACCGTCCCTCGAAACGATCAAGCAAGATTACCCTTATCAGTATTTTGGGGCCCATCCTAATGAGACTGAAACAACATTCCGAGTCTATGCTCCCCGTGCCACAGGGGTCAACTTAATGCGTGAAGGGACTGGATGGGATTGTTTTGCTGAGCCAATGACGAAAAATGAAGACGGGGTGTGGGAGATCACCATTCCTGAAAATCTGACTTGGAGCGAGTATAAATACTACATTGAAAATAGCGATGATTATCTTAATCAACCCTATGGAATGGCTCGCATTGATCCGTTTAGTCCCCAGTTAGCTGTGACGTGGGGCAATGATGGCACCCGTAATTTTAATAGTATTGTCTGCGATCGCAATTATTTTCAGTGGACTCATAAACATATTGATCTGCCCCATGAACCCATGAGCATCTACGAGATGCACCTCTCTACCTTTCATGATGGAAATTACCGGGATATTGCCCATAAAATTGTTGATCATATGAGCTATATGGGGTTTACCCACGTTCAGATCATGCCACCCTTTCAAACTCCCATTCATCAGTCTTGGGGGTACTTGGTGGGATGTCCTTACGCTATTTATGAGCGTCATGGAACGGTAGATGACTTTAAATATTTAGTTAACCACTGCCATGCTCACGGTATTGGGGTGATCGTCGATGTTCCTTTAGGGTTTGGGGTACAAGACTGGGACTGTGGCCTAGCTAACTACGATGGAACCGATCTCTATCATCATTCTGGCTCAAGAGGTTGGAATAATCAATGGAATAGTCGGATCTATAATGTGGGGGATACTTATGTTAAAAATTATCTGATCGGACTGTGTACCTATCTCTATCATGAACTGGGGATAGATGGGGCTCGCATTGATGCGGTAGCTTCTCAAATCTTTTTTGATTATGATCGAGGGTTTTGGGACTGGCCAAGAAATGATCGCGAACAAGTTGAGTTAGAAAACTGGGAACTTTTTAATAATTTAGGGGGCGATCGCTATTTTGAAGAGCGAGGCTACTGGCTTTCTGAAGCGGTGGATTTTGCTGGCCTTCGTTTTCTACGGGACTTACACGCCCGTTTACAACATACTGCACCCAAATTTATCACCATCGCCGAAGAATCACGACGGGTATTCCCAAAACTAGCTTGTCCCGTGGATGAGGGAGGACTAGGTTTTACTTATGCCCAAAATATGGGAGAAATGCACCGTATCCGCAGTTATTTACAAATTCCTATCGAACACCGTTTAATTGAACATATTGAGATCCTCATCCACAATAACAGTGCCGAAAAGATGGTCAACGCCATGAATACCCATGATGAGTGTGCTAATGGGAAGGTTCGACTCATCACAGAATTGGGCAATCATATTCCTCTCATTGGGTTGGCGGCTCTTTGCTGGTTTCGTCCGGGCGCACCGATGATTTTTCAGGGGGATGAGTTTGGAGAAGAGGGCTATTTTGATGTTTTTCACGGAGTCGACTGGTCAAAAACAGGCCCCTATGCAGCCCTTCATCAGCAACAGATTTCCAACAATTTTCATGATCTCAATCAACTTCTTCGTCATGAGCCGGCTTTAGCTCGTCATGGGATCAATTCTATGATTCGCAATGGTTCTAACAATGAACGTAAATGGTTTAGTTTTATACGATGGGGTGGGGATGTTGGTTTTGAATCTAGTGACCCCAAAGATCACAAGGATGATATTATTTTCGTGCGTAACGAAACGCCCTATCCGGTTGAATGCCATGCGGAGATATATGTACCAGTTGCAGCCGAATACAGGGTTATTTATAATTCAATCGATCAACGCTATATTGGCTCTCAACACTACAACCAACATGATCCCTACTGGACTATCCACAGCGCAGGACAATTCCTCTACTTTGACCTTCATCCCTATCAAAATATTGCCTTGAAATTAAAAAATCATCCTTAG
- a CDS encoding BlaI/MecI/CopY family transcriptional regulator, whose product MSPLPEYRPQKLSLGSLETEILEIIWDFGQATVKQIHDHILADPERELAYASVTTVLNRLSKKGWLKCCKKNKAFVWEPLVSREQAKALQAYEQLQQFLAISNPDMVASFADSLDATSLEQLEAIATRLKTIRRQRGTP is encoded by the coding sequence ATGTCTCCTTTACCTGAGTACCGCCCCCAAAAATTGTCTTTAGGCTCCCTAGAAACGGAAATTTTAGAGATTATTTGGGACTTTGGCCAAGCCACCGTCAAGCAAATCCACGATCACATTTTGGCTGATCCAGAACGGGAACTGGCCTATGCTTCTGTAACGACGGTGTTAAACCGTTTAAGCAAAAAGGGTTGGCTCAAATGTTGTAAAAAAAATAAGGCTTTTGTATGGGAACCGTTAGTGTCCCGTGAACAGGCTAAGGCATTACAAGCTTACGAACAATTACAACAATTTCTGGCTATCAGTAACCCAGATATGGTGGCTTCTTTTGCTGATAGTTTAGACGCAACCAGTTTAGAACAGTTAGAGGCGATCGCCACTCGTCTAAAAACGATTCGTCGTCAACGGGGGACTCCTTAA
- a CDS encoding response regulator transcription factor encodes MSLIYTAIVEGNPHLRSLLGWHLQQAGYTAQQCANLQQARTVFTRRQPTLVILDADLSDGDPLELCRWLHQQRQSMILILSARNTEKDIVRGLNAGADDYLTKPFGMQEFMARVEALIRRVRVASAPLFLDYGDLKIDLVQRRVQFQGHFVDLTPQEFSLLYVLAQAEGNPLSRSELLQRAWPEAIDNPRTIDTHVLSLRKKIETDPRQPSLIQTVRNVGYRFNSEVIQESSASPTTSSQTQSAKMAAVEPLKFNKLSS; translated from the coding sequence GTGAGTCTCATTTATACCGCTATTGTTGAGGGAAATCCTCATCTACGCTCATTATTAGGTTGGCATCTGCAACAGGCAGGATACACAGCGCAACAATGTGCGAATCTGCAACAAGCTCGTACTGTCTTTACCCGTCGCCAACCCACCTTAGTGATCCTTGACGCTGATCTATCTGACGGAGATCCTCTAGAATTGTGCCGGTGGCTTCACCAACAACGGCAATCCATGATTCTCATTTTATCAGCCCGTAACACAGAAAAGGATATTGTCAGAGGATTAAATGCAGGGGCTGACGATTATTTGACTAAACCCTTCGGAATGCAAGAATTTATGGCCAGGGTTGAAGCCCTCATCAGGCGGGTGCGTGTTGCTTCTGCTCCTTTGTTCCTTGATTATGGGGACTTAAAAATTGATTTGGTACAACGCCGAGTTCAGTTTCAAGGGCATTTTGTGGATTTAACCCCTCAAGAATTTAGCTTATTGTATGTCCTAGCTCAAGCAGAAGGAAACCCCCTCAGTCGTTCAGAATTGCTGCAAAGAGCTTGGCCAGAGGCGATCGATAATCCTCGTACCATTGACACCCATGTTTTGTCCTTACGGAAGAAAATTGAAACCGATCCCCGACAACCGAGTTTAATTCAAACAGTTCGGAATGTAGGTTATCGCTTCAACTCAGAAGTTATCCAAGAGTCCTCCGCTTCCCCCACCACTTCATCTCAAACTCAATCAGCAAAAATGGCAGCCGTTGAACCCCTTAAATTTAATAAGTTATCGTCTTGA
- a CDS encoding SagB/ThcOx family dehydrogenase, with protein MPDLSNSIATHYHQRTKYDPKTIATKNKGLDWSKQPIPFKAYKIGKSYDLTPYLSAKLPDVPHALQWRRLSRLFGCSYGLTAKIPTMGSPVYLRAAPSAGGLYPAEVYLVSRGTPLLPSGLYNYQPQSHSLLHFWDSDVWENLQQACFSHQALENTHLAIVTTAIFYRSSWRYEDRAYRRICLDTGHLLGNIELACAMTDYRPHLIGGFVDHLLNEMFYFNPEEEGVITVIPLTDLLAENSETVKTFKPTALPSTIKRDCPEVSDGDLLDYFHHATEIQELEESEIKEIATETYDLEDKYNFPFCLKVSTETVAVDWGNNLESLEKTILKRRSTRAYTGEDLNLDELKALLHFTYQSQDYVTQGFDKNPDYFDRSLIETFVAVSGVEGLEAGCYYYAPKAQELRQIRFKNFRRELHYLCLGQDLGRDAGAIIFHTADLQKAVQKYGDRVYRYLHLDAGHLGQRLNLAAIHLKLGVSGIGGFFDDQVNEVLGIPADEAVIYITTLGRPKYQSLG; from the coding sequence ATGCCGGATTTGTCAAACTCCATCGCTACCCATTACCATCAACGGACAAAGTACGATCCCAAAACCATTGCTACTAAAAATAAAGGTTTAGATTGGTCAAAACAACCCATTCCTTTTAAAGCATATAAAATTGGCAAATCTTACGATCTGACTCCCTATTTATCGGCCAAATTACCCGATGTTCCCCATGCTTTACAATGGCGACGACTCTCTCGCTTGTTTGGTTGCAGTTATGGATTAACCGCTAAAATTCCGACTATGGGAAGTCCTGTGTATTTAAGGGCAGCCCCATCGGCCGGTGGACTGTATCCGGCAGAGGTATATTTAGTTTCCAGAGGAACTCCTTTATTACCCTCTGGACTGTATAATTATCAACCCCAAAGTCATAGTTTATTACATTTTTGGGATAGTGATGTTTGGGAAAATTTACAACAAGCTTGTTTCTCCCATCAAGCATTAGAAAATACTCACTTAGCCATAGTCACAACGGCTATTTTTTATCGATCTTCTTGGCGATACGAAGATCGAGCTTATCGTCGTATTTGTTTAGATACGGGTCATTTATTGGGTAACATAGAATTAGCCTGTGCCATGACTGATTATCGCCCCCATTTAATTGGTGGTTTTGTGGATCATCTTCTCAATGAAATGTTTTATTTTAATCCCGAAGAAGAAGGGGTCATTACTGTTATTCCTCTGACGGATTTATTAGCAGAAAATAGTGAAACTGTCAAGACCTTTAAACCCACTGCGTTACCTTCAACAATTAAAAGAGATTGCCCTGAAGTTTCCGATGGGGACTTATTAGATTATTTCCATCACGCAACAGAAATTCAAGAGTTAGAGGAAAGCGAAATTAAAGAAATAGCAACAGAAACCTATGATTTAGAAGATAAATATAATTTTCCTTTTTGTTTAAAAGTTTCCACAGAAACCGTTGCAGTGGATTGGGGCAATAATCTAGAGTCTTTAGAAAAAACCATCTTAAAACGGCGTTCTACCCGTGCGTACACAGGGGAAGACTTAAACTTAGATGAATTAAAAGCTTTACTACATTTTACTTATCAATCTCAAGACTATGTTACTCAAGGATTTGATAAAAATCCCGACTACTTTGATCGGAGTTTAATTGAAACTTTTGTGGCGGTTTCTGGGGTAGAAGGATTAGAAGCAGGATGTTATTATTATGCCCCGAAAGCCCAGGAATTAAGACAAATTCGCTTCAAAAATTTTCGCCGTGAGTTACATTATCTTTGTTTAGGACAAGACTTAGGACGAGATGCCGGGGCGATTATTTTTCATACCGCCGATCTCCAAAAAGCAGTTCAAAAATACGGCGATCGCGTTTATCGTTATCTACATTTAGACGCTGGACATTTAGGCCAAAGATTAAATTTAGCTGCCATACATTTAAAATTAGGGGTGAGTGGAATTGGAGGCTTTTTTGACGATCAAGTGAATGAAGTTTTAGGTATTCCTGCCGATGAAGCGGTTATTTATATCACCACTTTAGGACGACCTAAATATCAATCGTTAGGATGA
- a CDS encoding M56 family metallopeptidase: MHLMMILTALALAVGIRLIDSLCCYSMSRWQRSLIAFILPPLLLLMTAIAVISMGYHGEMLGFPASRFSYLLAIFFLIFALIRGLEITYQGWLSIQKLRNYPQKNINHHLARIININLPYSAQIGFWNSQLIISEGLLQTLDNEHLNAVIAHEQAHAHYHDTFWFFWLGWLKRISFWLPNTNALWQDLLLLREIRADQQAAQTVDPLTLAESLLMIAQAINHITTASPLGVVEAGFHDLGIDNRLEERINALFNESDYLRFEGIDWYFMLLTLLPLVSIPFHR; this comes from the coding sequence ATGCACTTAATGATGATTTTAACGGCGTTGGCTTTGGCTGTAGGAATACGGTTAATTGATAGTTTATGCTGTTATAGCATGAGTCGTTGGCAGCGATCGCTAATTGCTTTTATTCTTCCCCCTTTATTATTATTGATGACAGCAATTGCCGTCATTTCTATGGGATATCATGGAGAAATGTTAGGGTTTCCTGCGAGTCGTTTTAGTTATTTATTAGCCATATTTTTCCTAATATTTGCATTAATAAGAGGATTAGAAATTACCTATCAAGGATGGTTGTCTATCCAAAAATTAAGGAATTATCCTCAAAAAAATATTAATCATCATCTAGCAAGAATTATTAACATCAATTTACCCTATAGCGCACAAATAGGGTTTTGGAATTCCCAGTTAATCATTAGTGAGGGTCTATTGCAAACTCTCGATAATGAGCATTTAAACGCTGTTATTGCCCATGAACAAGCCCATGCCCATTATCATGATACCTTTTGGTTTTTTTGGTTAGGTTGGTTAAAACGGATTAGCTTTTGGCTGCCTAATACTAATGCACTATGGCAAGATTTATTACTATTAAGGGAAATTCGGGCTGATCAACAAGCGGCTCAAACAGTTGACCCGTTAACCTTAGCTGAATCCTTACTCATGATTGCCCAAGCAATTAATCACATCACCACAGCTAGTCCTCTGGGCGTTGTAGAAGCAGGGTTTCATGATCTAGGCATAGATAATCGACTGGAAGAAAGAATAAACGCTTTATTTAACGAATCCGATTATCTCAGGTTTGAGGGCATTGATTGGTATTTCATGTTATTAACCTTACTCCCCTTGGTTTCTATTCCCTTTCACCGTTAA
- a CDS encoding M23 family metallopeptidase, whose amino-acid sequence MKFLSNRLIIAGISLCFSLVCHTVVSASGESETGSKLRPLPSDRYLPQTPESAKGYIWPAQGNLTSGFGMRFDKLHTGVDIAAAIGTPIVAAASGVVVFAGWSNKGLGYQVSIRHPDGNVSVYGHNQRLLVTSGQTVERGQQIAEMGSTGFSTGPHLHFEIRPNGKKAVNPIAFLPGQRPSLTPAQAELVGR is encoded by the coding sequence ATGAAATTTTTATCAAATCGATTAATTATTGCTGGTATTAGTCTTTGTTTCTCTTTAGTTTGTCATACTGTGGTGTCCGCCTCCGGAGAGAGTGAAACAGGGTCTAAGTTACGCCCCCTTCCTTCCGATCGCTATTTACCCCAAACCCCTGAATCAGCAAAGGGTTATATTTGGCCGGCTCAAGGAAACCTGACCTCTGGTTTTGGAATGCGGTTTGATAAGCTACACACAGGGGTTGATATTGCTGCAGCTATTGGCACCCCTATTGTTGCTGCAGCCTCAGGAGTGGTGGTGTTTGCCGGTTGGAGTAATAAAGGTCTTGGTTATCAAGTCAGTATTCGTCACCCTGATGGTAATGTTAGTGTTTATGGCCATAACCAACGGCTTCTGGTAACTTCAGGACAAACCGTCGAAAGGGGCCAACAAATTGCTGAAATGGGCAGCACGGGATTTAGTACCGGCCCCCATTTACATTTTGAAATTCGTCCTAACGGCAAAAAAGCCGTTAATCCTATTGCCTTTTTACCCGGTCAAAGACCTTCTTTAACCCCGGCTCAAGCTGAATTAGTTGGCCGCTAA
- the psb30 gene encoding photosystem II reaction center protein Ycf12/Psb30: MELLAALNLEPIFQLTFVGLIVIAGPIVIAVLAFRGGDL; encoded by the coding sequence ATGGAGTTATTAGCAGCCCTTAATTTAGAACCGATTTTCCAATTAACCTTTGTTGGTTTGATCGTTATTGCTGGCCCTATCGTCATCGCTGTGCTGGCGTTTCGGGGTGGTGATCTCTAA